Genomic segment of Populus nigra chromosome 6, ddPopNigr1.1, whole genome shotgun sequence:
TGCTAAGCTTGCCACATAAGTACCCCCCCTCCCCGAAAGGCCTGATGCTCTTTATGCAAAAGAGGCAAAATAGGTGATTTAGGAATGTTTGCCTAGTATGCTCATTGCTCAGACCCTCCAAACAAGTTGCTTGGAGTTGgttcattttgttttaatttgttgactGACAAGCCGGTGGAGCTGGTATTTCAgaagtcttgtttttttttcctgaatgcTATGCAAAAGCCCAGTTGACAGTTCTTCATTCTTTAAATGCAGATATGCCCGTGAGAACGCTAAATAGACCGGGATCACAGTCTCTTGGTGCTAATGGCCGTGATGATGGTGCACAAGTGAGTCCATTCCCCATTCTCCTTTCTTATGAGATGATTAATATCCTACTTGGCATTGTTTGTGTCCATTTTTTTGTGCAACTTTGTATTTGATTGGATATTGTTTCGAGTTAAAGCCAAGCATTCTTTCATTACatgttttattgaaattaaCATCGGTGCTCTTGATGTCAGATCAAATTATGCATTCGAGAGGGaataaatagaatttctttATCAGGATGTGATTCTCGTGTTTTCTCCTTCGGCATCAGACTCGTAAAGCGACGAACTGTTGAACAGGTGTTCCCACCCTTCATTCATATGATTTACTTGTTGGGACAAATGGATGGCTCATCTCTTTGAAGACTATGTCCATAGAATCAATTTTTTGGAACATTACATTACTGCCGCCTCTATTTGCCTGCAAAAAAATGTAGCgaacttgattttaataaaaatgtcttcctaagtttattaattttgttttaaatatttgtttgtgcTCATCTATGCTACATCTCACTCTTAGATCCAAAGAAACAATGTGCCTTGAGTTCCATGTCACTAAATGTTTTTCCTCTGCTGACCAATTTACTATCGAAGGTTCTCAACCTGATTCCCAAAGTTGGTGAGTCTTTTGAAGATGCTCTTGCTCGTGTTTGTCGTTGCATTGGTGGTGGGATGAGTACTACAAACGAAGATAGTGATAGTGATTTGGAGGTGATTGCAGAGGCGATTACAGTTAATCTCCGCTGTCCTGTGAGTATGCCTGGCTTTTCCGTATTCATGCACCTCGATGTATTAAGCACATGTCATGAAGTTCCATCTGACCTTGATATGGATAATGTCCTATGATTCTTGGCAAaagattcatttttcttttgatctaGCATAATCCCAAGTTTGGGTATCTAGTATGATCTTTATGCATCATGATGTTTGCATTTTGATAGGATAACtactgtttataaaaaaaaacctagtgtttttttttcttgtccatTCCACTGTTAATATGTCATTATGTGCATCTATGGCACACAAAAATGGTTTAATGAGAAAGACCAGTTCTATTAAAATTGTTGGTTGAGAATATTATTCATTTCAAtttacatttcttttcttttgtgtgttGGGGTCCATTAGTAATGTTTTTAACTGACCATGTGTATACTGTAGATGAGTGGCTCTAGAATGAAGATTGCTGGCAGATTTAAACCTTGTGCTCACATGGGCTGTTTTGATCTTGAAACTTTCGTGAAACTAAATCAACGCTCCCGCAAGGTAAGTGATCTAACATACATGTATTGCAATTCTCATTTTGTATTtgattcacaagtttatatatctGAGTGAGGTGTTCTGTGGTTGCAGTGGCAGTGTCCTATTTGTCTTAAGAATTACTGTTTGGAGGATATTGTCATTGATCCTTACTTCAACCGCATTTCAACTATGGTAGTTCCTATGCTTAATatctgaaactttttttttactagcatGCCCATCAAATGTCTAACAAGAGAAAATGTATGTATGCTTATTGGTATAGATGTGTCATTGTGAAGAAGACATAACTGAGATTGAGGTGAAACCTGATGGTTCTTGGACTGTAAAGACCAAAGTTGACATAGGTGATCTCAGGCAATGGCATTTTCCTGATGGTTCTCTTTGTGCTCTTACTGATGAAGTTACTTCCTGTTACAAAATCCCGAGGCAGATCGAGAAGGGAGATGGCTTGAAAGCACATTTTAGTCCTGAGACCGGAATTAAGAATAATCTCAGTGGAATTGTGCAAGGAAGAAACCCTCAGCTTGCTTTTTGTTCCTTAAAGAATCAACTTGAGGGAAGTTTTGTAAATCATGGCCAAAGGACAATAACAATGAGTAGTAGCACCACTGGAAGTGGCGGGGATGAAGAGGACCCAAGTATAAACCAAGATTACAGTGGGCATGTTGAAATATCTCCCAGTAGTGTCAATGAGATCAACTCTATCTGTCATTATTTTGACCCAACACTTGCAATAAACCATGGTAGTTCTGTGCCACCAGGGAATGCTGACATCATTATTCTAAGTGATTCCGATGAAGAGAATGTCAATTTAGTTCCTCCTGAAACTGTCTATGATACTTACAGAGTAAATGGGAGTGGTTCTTCATTGGCTGTCAATCCTGGAATAACAGACTCATACTTAGAAGATCTAGCTCTTGATGCAGGTGCAAATTCTTGTTTTGGTCTCTTTGATACAGGTGTCAATGATGTTGGGATGTCTAACTGGTCATACTCTTCTTGTACTCAAGCTGGTCCCCATTTCCAATTATTTAATACAGACCCGGATGTATCAGATGCTTTTATTGATCTGGATCATCCTTCCATTAGTTGTGCTGTTCCAATGAATGGTTGTACACTGGCATCAACGCCAGCTATAACTTCTGGTGGTGAGGTCCTAGATTCTTTAGCCTGTGACGCCAATGTTGATATGGATGTTGGCTTGGTTGATAATCCTATGAGATTTGTTGCTGAGGACCCCTCATTACAAACATTTCTCCCGGTTCAACCTGTGCAGCCTGACTTGGTGCACCAGCCTCTTGTATCAAATCGTGCCACTACTGAGGATTGGTTTCCCCTTAGCCTCAGCAGCACCAGTGAGAGTTTTGGCAATCACACCAGGAATCATGATCAGGGTGCTGCTAAAATTGGGGTTGATTTGAGAAACCAGTTAGGATCAAATCAAGGTGCCTGATTGATATTCTTACATTGTTTTAAGCAATACTTTGGATTAGATGGTAATGTTGTTGCTTTATATTCCAGCTGATTAAATCCCTGTTAAATTTCCAACATTTCAAAATTTCTATAATTCTCCAATACAAATTTGTTTCGAAATGTATCATGGAGGGCTTAATTGTTTTGGGATCAAGAAAATCTTATGTTGATTCCTTTAGGGTCCTGAATTGGTATTTATGCCAATTTGTTAAATCATAATTGAATGTGACCAACTGACGATCTAAAGTGTTAACACGGTGATGCTTGCCACTTTTTTGGCCAATGATATTGCTAGCATGTTTTAATGTAGTTAGATACTTAGATCAGGTCATGGGTTCTCATGTGGTGCCATTTATGCAATCAAACTCCTTGAAGTTTCGTGGGTGATCATTAACTATGCTTTTAAAACCGGTTACTAATCTTTAGACTTGGTCATTTATCCCTTCTGGTAGAAGCCTTTTTTTCTAAATCAGGAATATGAAAGCAATTGCGTGTTAATTTCGtgatgaaatataattttgtgaCCTATAATATCGATTCTTCCAGTTTGTGGTTGTGTTCACTCACACATTCATCTGTGtaaatgtatgggttgagttaaatttttaatcGTTTATGGTTTTTGGTAAGGTGTTAACTTTGAGCCTTTGCAGCTACTTCAGTTGCAGCTCTAAACGATGAAGCTAGGTCTAACAGGAAATGTAACAAGAAATTTTCAGATGGCCCTTTCTCATTTCCTCGCCAGCCACGATCTGTGAGACAACGTGTTTATTCTCAATAGATTCTGAAAGACAAGAAGGGAATATACATTGTTTGATTCATCAGGAAGGCTAATAGCCACCAGCATGATGCTCCCTGTTCATGTCGTTTAGTCTTTTTCTTGTGAATGAAGCAAATAATTTCTTTCTAGCATGTGCATGTGAAGCCTATTGATCATGCTGCCTATGGGATCAACGCTGATGTGCTACATGATTTTGCGGCAGTAATGGGTCTGCTTTATTTAATGGTGAGCATTAATCGTACATTTGTCATTTTAAATTTCAGTGTTGACTGATATATCATGACTTTTAGCATCTATACTTAACACGCATGTGCCTCTCTGCGTATGTTTATATGTGAACATGTGACTGCGATCGTGTTATACATGTAATATTGGGTTAAAGTAGTATACTTTGTAGATACTATAATTGAACATCTGCAATGCTAGCCAAATGATTTACATCGGTATGACTAATACAGCCAAAGAAAAATTGTAGGGAGTTTCTAAATGGAGTGTGCttctatttatttgttgttattttttttagtagaatTTCTGGATATTCATGTTATCATTCAGCTGTGAGTGCTCTGATGATAACCTTGTCTAAATATGGTAGGAAATTATTGACTTTTTGAGATAAAGACCGAAACGTGAATCATGCATTTCATAACCAGCAATAGTTGTAAAATTGTGTTGAATAGGAAACTATGTATGATGCAATTGAATCTGTTGCTAGTGTTAACAGAATCAGTGGATGCTTATAAATGAGCCGACCATCTTTGATAGTTGTGTCAAACAAGTTTTGACAGTATTATTCAAATCAGATTATCTAATGCTATTTGCTCGCTCTCTTTTAGGTACCcttatatttatctatttttggaTCTTGGTGTTGAAGATTTGGCAGGTCAGACAACTATCTTGTCTTTTTGAGTTTTACAACTGCTAATATCAGTCTGAACAAGGGAATGAAAATCGCATT
This window contains:
- the LOC133697102 gene encoding E3 SUMO-protein ligase SIZ1-like isoform X3, with product MEMNLVASCKGKLAYFRIKELKDILSLLGLSKQGKKQDLMDRVLGLLSDDEICSARSFVRKQQIGKEAVVKIIDDAYRKMQITDASDLAAGAPSGLHTMSVKEEVEDFISPEKRIRCPCGSSLPTEFMIQCIDSKCQVQQHISCVIFLENPVESDHPIPPVFYCETCRIDRADPFWVTVAHLSLPVKLTSSNISMDGNITLQNVETTFQLTRSDQHLLQNCEYDVQAWCMLLNDNVLFRMQWPLHANLQVNDMPVRTLNRPGSQSLGANGRDDGAQIKLCIREGINRISLSGCDSRVFSFGIRLVKRRTVEQVLNLIPKVGESFEDALARVCRCIGGGMSTTNEDSDSDLEVIAEAITVNLRCPMSGSRMKIAGRFKPCAHMGCFDLETFVKLNQRSRKWQCPICLKNYCLEDIVIDPYFNRISTMMCHCEEDITEIEVKPDGSWTVKTKVDIGDLRQWHFPDGSLCALTDEVTSCYKIPRQIEKGDGLKAHFSPETGIKNNLSGIVQGRNPQLAFCSLKNQLEGSFVNHGQRTITMSSSTTGSGGDEEDPSINQDYSGHVEISPSSVNEINSICHYFDPTLAINHGSSVPPGNADIIILSDSDEENVNLVPPETVYDTYRVNGSGSSLAVNPGITDSYLEDLALDAATSVAALNDEARSNRKCNKKFSDGPFSFPRQPRSVRQRVYSQ
- the LOC133697102 gene encoding E3 SUMO-protein ligase SIZ1-like isoform X1, with the protein product MEMNLVASCKGKLAYFRIKELKDILSLLGLSKQGKKQDLMDRVLGLLSDDEICSARSFVRKQQIGKEAVVKIIDDAYRKMQITDASDLAAGAPSGLHTMSVKEEVEDFISPEKRIRCPCGSSLPTEFMIQCIDSKCQVQQHISCVIFLENPVESDHPIPPVFYCETCRIDRADPFWVTVAHLSLPVKLTSSNISMDGNITLQNVETTFQLTRSDQHLLQNCEYDVQAWCMLLNDNVLFRMQWPLHANLQVNDMPVRTLNRPGSQSLGANGRDDGAQIKLCIREGINRISLSGCDSRVFSFGIRLVKRRTVEQVLNLIPKVGESFEDALARVCRCIGGGMSTTNEDSDSDLEVIAEAITVNLRCPMSGSRMKIAGRFKPCAHMGCFDLETFVKLNQRSRKWQCPICLKNYCLEDIVIDPYFNRISTMMCHCEEDITEIEVKPDGSWTVKTKVDIGDLRQWHFPDGSLCALTDEVTSCYKIPRQIEKGDGLKAHFSPETGIKNNLSGIVQGRNPQLAFCSLKNQLEGSFVNHGQRTITMSSSTTGSGGDEEDPSINQDYSGHVEISPSSVNEINSICHYFDPTLAINHGSSVPPGNADIIILSDSDEENVNLVPPETVYDTYRVNGSGSSLAVNPGITDSYLEDLALDAGANSCFGLFDTGVNDVGMSNWSYSSCTQAGPHFQLFNTDPDVSDAFIDLDHPSISCAVPMNGCTLASTPAITSGGEVLDSLACDANVDMDVGLVDNPMRFVAEDPSLQTFLPVQPVQPDLVHQPLVSNRATTEDWFPLSLSSTSESFGNHTRNHDQGAAKIGVDLRNQLGSNQATSVAALNDEARSNRKCNKKFSDGPFSFPRQPRSVRQRVYSQ
- the LOC133697102 gene encoding E3 SUMO-protein ligase SIZ1-like isoform X2, giving the protein MEMNLVASCKGKLAYFRIKELKDILSLLGLSKQGKKQDLMDRVLGLLSDDEICSARSFVRKQQIGKEAVVKIIDDAYRKMQITDASDLAAGAPSGLHTMSVKEEVEDFISPEKRIRCPCGSSLPTEFMIQCIDSKCQVQQHISCVIFLENPVESDHPIPPVFYCETCRIDRADPFWVTVAHLSLPVKLTSSNISMDGNITLQNVETTFQLTRSDQHLLQNCEYDVQAWCMLLNDNVLFRMQWPLHANLQVNDMPVRTLNRPGSQSLGANGRDDGAQIKLCIREGINRISLSGCDSRVFSFGIRLVKRRTVEQVLNLIPKVGESFEDALARVCRCIGGGMSTTNEDSDSDLEVIAEAITVNLRCPMSGSRMKIAGRFKPCAHMGCFDLETFVKLNQRSRKWQCPICLKNYCLEDIVIDPYFNRISTMMCHCEEDITEIEVKPDGSWTVKTKVDIGDLRQWHFPDGSLCALTDEVTSCYKIPRQIEKGDGLKAHFSPETGIKNNLSGIVQGRNPQLAFCSLKNQLEGSFVNHGQRTITMSSSTTGSGGDEEDPSINQDYSGHVEISPSSVNEINSICHYFDPTLAINHGSSVPPGNADIIILSDSDEENVNLVPPETVYDTYRVNGSGSSLAVNPGITDSYLEDLALDAGANSCFGLFDTGVNDVGMSNWSYSSCTQAGPHFQLFNTDPDVSDAFIDLDHPSISCAVPMNGCTLASTPAITSGGEVLDSLACDANVDMDVGLVDNPMRFVAEDPSLQTFLPVQPVQPDLVHQPLVSNRATTEDWFPLSLSSTSESFGNHTRNHDQGAAKIGVDLRNQLGSNQGA